The Chitiniphilus purpureus sequence CCCCGCGCGTGTTGCGCCAGGCGCCGGCCTGCTGCCGGTAGTGATAGCCACCGCTGCGTGCCGCGATCCAGAGCTCCTGGTTGGCGGCATGACGATTGACCACAATCTTGCTGTCATCCTCGAACTGCAGTTCGAGCACATTGCCGGACAGCAGCGGATCGACGTCCAGCCCGGCATGTTCCAGGGCCATCTCGATGCGGGCGAACACGGCGTCGGTCGCGGTCAGGAACTCGGATTCGGTCATGGCGTAGGCAGTGCAAACGGGCGTGATAACATCCCGATTTTGCCACCAAAGCCCCGCGGATGCGCGCATTTCTCCTTTTGATCCTGACCCTGGGCCTGGCCGGATGCGGCTTCAAGGGACCGTTGTACCTGCCCGAAGCGCAGCCTGCCCCAGCCACGCCCGCCGCGGCGGCACCGGCCACCGCTTCCGAGCCGGCAGGCGCTGGCA is a genomic window containing:
- the cyaY gene encoding iron donor protein CyaY, with the translated sequence MTESEFLTATDAVFARIEMALEHAGLDVDPLLSGNVLELQFEDDSKIVVNRHAANQELWIAARSGGYHYRQQAGAWRNTRGEGEFFADLAAAIRLHAGEDFTL
- the lptM gene encoding LPS translocon maturation chaperone LptM; translated protein: MRAFLLLILTLGLAGCGFKGPLYLPEAQPAPATPAAAAPATASEPAGAGNS